The Thermoanaerobaculia bacterium genome contains the following window.
GGGGAAGCGAGCCGCGCGAGACGACGGCCCAGGAACGACCCGATCCCGGCCTCCAGCAGGAACGCGTCGTCCGGCGCGGCCAGTTTCCCCAGCGCCGCGATCAGGTCCGCCCCTCGGCCGCGCCGGATCACGGACTCGTCGCACGAGAGCTCGCGGTAGAACGCCAGGCGCGAGCTCGCGATCCAGACGAGAGGATGAAACCAGAGTCCGCAGCGCCCGAGTTCGTGGATCAGACGGATCAGATTGTCCCGGCGGCGAACGTGGATGCGCTCGTGGATCAGGACGGCATCGAGCTCCGCATCGGTCAACACCCTCCCGATTCCGGCCGGGAGCGAAATCCGGGGACGCAGGACGCCTTCGACGGCCGGCCCTCCCGGGCCTGCCGCGGCGGCTCCGCGCCGCTCCGCCCGGAGCCTCGACAGGAGGCGCGCCAGCAGAAAGCCCGATCCCGACAGCCAGGCCAGCAGAAGCATCGGAGCGGCCGGGCTCCGCGAGAGCCGGTTCGCGGCGTCTCCGACGATGGCGAGCGGGGACGCCCAGGTGAGGTGAGGCGCCCCCAGCGCATCGAGAATCGCGCCCACCGGAACAATGAAATTGAGGGACGTCGCGACCCAGATCCAGTACTTCGTCGTCGCGCTTCCGAGCGGGATCGACGTGAGAGCCCAGGCCGAAACCCCGACGGCCGAGGCGTACAGAAGGTGGACGTTCGCGTAATAGAGCCCCCGCGTGACGTGCTCAAGCATGGCCTTTTCCTCCGCGGCCGCGGCCGCCCCTCTCCGCCGCCGCGTCCTGAAGGGTTTTCAGATCCTTCAGCGTGATCGTCCCCGTCTCGAGGAGATTGGACACGAGGAGGCGCGGAGATCCCCCGAACAACTCCAGGAGGTCGCGAACCAGTCCGCTGCGGTACTGCCTCTGGTCGATCGCGGGCTCGAACAATTGGGCGTTGCCGACCTTTTTGACCTTGCGCAGCGCGCCCTTCTGCTCCAGCCGGTAGACGAGAGTCTGGACGGTCGTGTAGGCGACGCGCTCGTCCTCGGGCAGAGCGTCGAGGATCTCGCGGACCGAGCAGGTCCCGAGCCTCCAGCACTGCTCGAGAATCCGTGTTTCGGCTTTCGAAAGGCGGGCCATTTTCACTTCTCTCCTACGTCGTACGGCAAATCTACTACAAGTGACGTAGCACATCAAGCGGCCGCCGGAAGGAGCATCCCGTTCCGGCGATCATGATCTCCGGGAGAAACCGGCGGGCGTTCGTCCGTCGAATAGAATTTCATCCTGTCTCCGGGCGCGCGCGACGCCGAACGCTTCGAGCGGAGCAAAGAGATGATGAAGAGAGGCCTCGGCCGTCACGTCTATGGACTGGCCGCGATCGCGTTCGGCGTCATCGCCCTCATCTGGCCCGAGCCGCGCCACTGGCCGGAGCTTCGGTTGATGGGCGACGTTCCCGGGCGTCGGATTCTCCTCTCCGCCGCCGCGGCGATCCTGATCCTCGGGGGCGTCGCGATCCAGGGGCGGAAATCGGCGCGCGCCGGTGCCGCCGCGCTGGGCGGC
Protein-coding sequences here:
- a CDS encoding M56 family metallopeptidase; translation: MLEHVTRGLYYANVHLLYASAVGVSAWALTSIPLGSATTKYWIWVATSLNFIVPVGAILDALGAPHLTWASPLAIVGDAANRLSRSPAAPMLLLAWLSGSGFLLARLLSRLRAERRGAAAAGPGGPAVEGVLRPRISLPAGIGRVLTDAELDAVLIHERIHVRRRDNLIRLIHELGRCGLWFHPLVWIASSRLAFYRELSCDESVIRRGRGADLIAALGKLAAPDDAFLLEAGIGSFLGRRLARLASPRGRHSYAAANTLLAVAFGALLLTGVFETVAHTACCFIARR
- a CDS encoding BlaI/MecI/CopY family transcriptional regulator; this translates as MARLSKAETRILEQCWRLGTCSVREILDALPEDERVAYTTVQTLVYRLEQKGALRKVKKVGNAQLFEPAIDQRQYRSGLVRDLLELFGGSPRLLVSNLLETGTITLKDLKTLQDAAAERGGRGRGGKGHA